Part of the Motacilla alba alba isolate MOTALB_02 chromosome Z, Motacilla_alba_V1.0_pri, whole genome shotgun sequence genome, AAACAGGAGTGCCAAATTCTGATCAAATTGAAGAATTCAAATATCCTAATACAAATACCCTAATTGCATCATTTACGCTATAGTACTTTGACATCTAGAATTCCTTCCTGTGCAGAGTCAGCTGGAAGCTTATTTGCCTCATGACTCTTAGTGTGgtttgaaaggaaggaaaattataaaaaagaaaacaaaaaaaacaccccttGGGTTAGATCCAAGACTATTTCATTTCAACTTCCTACCAGAAACCATAATGGTCTCCAGGGAAAGTTGCACAAAATTACTAGTAAGGGGAGCAGGTCAGACCAAACAATAGGTTTGTCCcatcaaaagagaaattttaccACAGAACCATTGTTCAGAATGACAGTTTTTACAAGGGACTGGTTGCCACTCAAAGCTGTAAACCTCTGAATCTGGGCCAGAAAAGCAAGGCTCCCCCTTTGAGTACATAACCAATTACAGAATGATTtatggatgggcagagtccaataagatgaagtttaacaagtctaagtgccaagtcctgcattttggccacaataaccccctgcagcactccaggctggggacggtgtgcctggacagtgcccaggcagaaagggacctgggggtcctggtgacagccagctgaacatgagccagcagtgagccctGGTGGGCAAGAGGGCCAGcggcatcctggcctgtatcaggaattgtgtggccagcaggagcagggacgTCATTCTTCCTTTGTATTTGGCattggtgaggccacaccttgagtgcggtgtccagttctggcccctcagtttgggaaggacgttgagatgcttgagcgtgtccaaaggagagcaacgaggctggtgagggcttggaacacaagtcctgtgagagATGACTGAGGGAGATGGGGTGGGTCAGCCtggagactcaggggtgaccttataACTCTCTACAagctcctgaaaggtggttgtcAGGTGGgagttggtctctttctccaggcagcaactgacagaacaagaggacacagtctcaagctgcgaCAAAGGAAATAtaagttggatattaggaaaatctttttatggaaagagtggtaaagtactggaatggtctgcccagggaagtggtggagtcaccatccctggatgtgtttaaaaaaaaggctagatatggcacttggtgccatggtgTAGTTAAGGTGTTAGGGTGtgggctggacttgatgatcttcaaggtcccttccaacctagtgattctgtgattctgtgatgtgcCACCTCCTCTGGTGAAACACTATGTccataaaattcagaaatacaagGTCAATTATGTTTCATTTGATGGCCTCACTACAACAACTTTTCTTACTGGGGTGGGGCCGGTCAGCCAACCAAGCTTCCAAAACCATACAAGACAAAGCCAGTCCCTGTCTTCCTTTCTCCACTACAactgaatttcaggaaaaacacaaagctTGACTACAGCCTCCTGTATTCACCAGAAAACTTGATATATATCTTCCTCCTCTGGAGAAAATGGACCTTCACACCACTACTTGGACACATTGGAAGCACCCAAATGAGAAGCCAGCCAAGACGTGTCAATCTTTGGCCCAGCTTAATAAAATTACTGAGCCATTTAATAGCTCTTCTAAAGTGAAGGAAGACTATAAGCCTTGACTGTGAAATAGACTAAAACCTATCACTCATGCTCCAGActttcccagcaaaacaaatagATTTCTTGGCAACATTTTGGACCCATCATGGGTCCATTCTCTCACAGTTATGTAAACCTGTCTGGTCAGGCCCAAAGCATCACACTCTCCTAGATGCTAAAACAACCTACACTGCCAGTTACACACCAAAGGGCTTTGTTAGATGCCTGGCCCCTTACAAAGACCCATCCCAGTTACATCTTTGAGAAAACTGATGCTGACAGCTTGATTTTGTTTAGTACCTTCTTTTAAACCAGTTACTGGTTTCATATTTGGAGAACTCCTAAAATAAGCTTAATTCCCTGGCACTGACTTTTTCTGGTTAATTTATACAAGTGAAGAAcataaaatccaggaaaaagacattgatttttgtttctctgtattttttttagtttttcccACCTAACTCTTGCTTATTAATTGAGAGATGTCCTCCTTCTGAGACAGTAATAGAAAGATCTCTTAGTAATAAACTTAATTATTGGTGTAAAGGGGGTTCAGCTATGTCCAtaaaacagaagtaaaacagGTGAATTGCATGATGTGAAGTCACATGTAAAAGTCATTCCTGGATAACAAAGTCTGAGATCTGGCCTTTTTCAGTATTCCCATCAAAGACATATAAAAAAGGTACAATTACTGTATAAATATTATTGAATATTGCGCTTTCATAAATCGTGTCACTGTGCCGTCCAGAACTAGGCTATCAGATGGGAGGTTTTTGGGCCTAAGATGCCACCTTAGGCTGACACCTTGTAAGAGAAGTCTTTCACTAAAAGCTCTTCACTTCAGGGTTCTGGATGGGTACCAGAAACATCAAAGAGTTGAAATTGTCACATGTTGCtacagctcagccagcagctaGAGTTGCATTATGTTTTGAATAAGGCCTTTATTAAAGCTTCTGACCCTAACTGCTCATTTCTTTGTCCAAAGTGGTTTCTGTAGGCTTATGAGTGTTCTATTAGCCCTATGAAACTTCCTGACTTCTTAAGCACATTCTGCTTTCTTAAATCCTCCTCTCCCTTactcctggcagctctggctgtttCCTGAGTATTTAGCTCAAGTGCTAGCTAAAGTTGTTGCATGCTTGatgattcttgtgggtcccttccaactcagagtattatatttatatatgattctatgattctgtgaaaggcTTGTGTCTGACcataaagcagcatttaaataggaagataattttctgtgtaaaggtattttaaaactttggaAAAGCTTTGAAACCTGTTGGGatagaaattcttcctaattgCTGGCAAGTTAAAGCCAAACACATTCCATCTGCAAACAGGAATGCTTAACCCTGAGGGTGGGAAGCCACTGGAACAATACCTTAGAGGCACAGTGGTTCTGCTTCACTTGAAGTCCTTGAATCAGTCCTAGAGGCCTTTTCTAAACATATGTCCTAGTTCAACAAAAAATTACGTTCCTTACAACAGGAAAAACTAGGCAAATCTCTACAGATTACACTGTAAAAAAGGGCCAAACTATGCAGTCATTGATGACTTCACATAGCCTTCAGAAATTCAGTAATCTGTAAAATAATCACTCACCTGTGGTGAGGTATTGACCTAGAGTAtgtttggcctttttttttttcagctcctcCTATTTCACCAGCCAGTCTTTTTGAATcttcatttctttaatattgAATTTCTACCAGAAAgtactttttcttccccatctctTTTTCACTAGTtgttttgctgattttatttaCCAACCTGTAATTCTGCCAATTCTGAAATAgaatttatatgaaaaaaacagcTGAGGCTTGTGACTGCAGAAAAGATTGTTCTTTTATGCATAAGAACTCTCCAACTGTTCTTTCAGCTCTTTGATATGTGACTGGCAGGGAACACAGAGCAAGAAGAGTCTAGTGtttaaatttatctttattACAGGTTTGTGTGGATCTTTTTTGCTCGGTGGAAGTTAGTCTTATCAAGCTGAATAGCAATGCAATATGCCACTTAGCACTAGTAATTGCTGGATTTGAACATTAACGATGGGAACCTTGATTTTCCATGCAGTGGACCAGCTCACATCAGCATCAAGCAGATCTGACTGGTTTAAATCCAACACTTCCAGAGCATGAGACACagacttgttttttcttttttttttttttttttgtacccCTATGTGTTAAAAACTTACTAAAACCAATATATGATaacactacagaaaaaaaagtgatttctgtTTTGTGACTTAAGGTGCGGTTCCACAGAAGTTAAGGCTGATTaaagctgctgcagtttcaCAATTTGTTCTCCTACAGCTGCATGCTTTCCCATTGTCTCTCTTTTGATAATAACATTAATGCTGTCTGACTGCATGATGGGCTAAATCAGAAGGCTTACCCGGCTGGgtgaaaatcagt contains:
- the SAXO1 gene encoding LOW QUALITY PROTEIN: stabilizer of axonemal microtubules 1 (The sequence of the model RefSeq protein was modified relative to this genomic sequence to represent the inferred CDS: inserted 3 bases in 2 codons; deleted 5 bases in 3 codons; substituted 3 bases at 3 genomic stop codons), producing MLHQFHVLPVLGPQSWMQPCRRDYIAHEVWPQKPKPSEKHVKRHENMDLTSTYLPPPTLCLKYLHVSRGAMSPDGIHWKNFGETNKRSCYVQGEQVRPNNRFVPSKEKFYHRTIVQNDSFYKGLVATQSCKPLNLGQKSKAPFEYITNYRMIYVPPPLVKHYVHKIQKYKVNYVSFDGLTXNNFSYWGGAGQPTKLPKPYKTKPVPVPFSTTTEFQEKHKAXLQPPVFTRKLDIYLPPLEKMDLHTTTWTHWKHPNEKPAKTCQSLAQLNKITEPFNSSSKVKEDYKPXLXNRLKPITHAPXTFPAKQIDFLATFWTHHGSILSQLCKPVWSGPKHHTLLDAKTTYTASYTPKGFVRCLAPYKDPPSYIFEKTDADSLILFSTFF